Below is a window of Bifidobacterium asteroides DNA.
GCCTCCTTTGACCCTGAACTGGTCCAGCGGATGGGGCGGGCCACAGCCCAGGAGGTCGCTACAACAGGCGTCCACTGGACCTTCTCTCCAGTGCTTTGCATTGCCAGGGACACCCGTTGGGGACGGGTGGATGAGACCTTCGGCGAGGACCCCTTCTTGATCGGCGAAATGGCCTCGGCCATGGTGCGCGGCTACCAGGGCGGATCAGCCATGACCGGGACCCTGCCCAAGGATGCCGTGCTGGCCACGGCCAAGCACTTCGCCGGTTACTCCGAGACCCAAGGCGGGCGCGACGCCTCCGAGGCCGACCTCTCGCACCGCAAGCTGCTCTCCTGGTTCCTGCCGCCCTTCGAGCGCTTGGCCAAGGAGGGTGTGGCCACCTTCATGCTGGGCTACGAGTCCATTGACGGGGTTCCGGTCACCATCAACAACTGGCTGCTCAACGACGTGCTGCGTGGGGAGTGGGGCTACCAGGGCACCCTGATCACGGACTGGGACAACGTGGGCCGGATGGTCTGGGAACAGAAGGTGCAGCCCGACTACACCAGCGCAGCCGCGGCTGCTGTCAAGGCTGGCAATGATCTGGTTATGACCACGCCCGGCTTCTACCAGGGAGCCTTGGATGCACTGGATGCCGGGCTGTTGCGCGAGGAGGACCTTGACCGGGCGGTCAAGCGCATCCTGGCCCTGAAATTCCGCATGGGGCTCTTCGAGGATCCGCGTCTGCCCAGCCCCGGGGCCCAGGAGGCGGTCATCAACTCACCGGAGCACCAGGAACTCAACCTCCAGGTGGCCCAGGAGTCGGCAGTTCTTTTGAAGAACGACGGCATCCTGCCCCTGTTCGGTGGGGTGGGTGCCGATGGCCGCCCTGGTGATGATTCAGCGCATAGCATCGCCTTGGTGGGTCCGTTGATCGACGACGCCCAGAACCAGCTTGGGGACTGGGCCGGCGGCTCGGGTCAGTGCGATTGGATCAAGGACCAGCCGCGGGAGATGATCTCGACCGTGGCCGACGGTCTGCGCAAGGAGCTGCCTGAAAACTGGCAGCTCAACTGTGAGCAGGGCGTCGACGTGCTCCGTCTGATCGACGACCCGGCGGGCGAGCTTTTCCCCGACGGCCAGCCCAGGCCCAAGGTGGCTGCTCCGGCCAGGATCGATCAGGGCCGCTTCGACAGGGCCATTGAATTGGCTGGGCAAAGCGACTTGGTGGTGGCTGTGGTCGGCGACGTGGTCCAGCTGGTGGGCGAGGGCCGTTCGACTGCCACCCTGGAGCTCTACGGTCCTCAGCGCGATCTGCTGGATGCCCTGGCGCAGACGGGCAAGCCCATGGTCATCGTGCTCATGTCTTCCAAGCCGCTGATCCTGCCCCCGTCTGCACAGTCGGCCAGAGCTCTGATCTGGCAGCCCGACCCGGGCATGCAGGGCGGTCGTGCTTTGGCCAGGATTCTCACCGGCAAGGTTGAGCCTACAGGCAGACTGCCCATCACCTTTCCCAGACATGCCGGTCAGCTGCCGGTCTACTACAACCAGATCCGCGGCCAGCATGGTGATCGCTATGCCGACCTGACCCAGGAACCGGCCTTCGCCTTCGGCCAGGGGATGGGCTACACCACCTTCGTCTACGGAAAGCCCCAGGTTGATGGACCCGATGCCGTCGGCCCCAAGGACACGGTCAGGGTGAATGTAGACCTGACCAACACCGGTCAGCGATCAGGCACCGAGGTGGTCCAGGTCTATATCAGCGACCTGGTGACCTCCGTCAGCTGGGCTGACCGCGAGCTCAAGGCCTTCCAAAGGATTCAACTGGATCCAGGGCAGACCCGGAAGGTGGTTTTCGATCTACCGGTGTCCGAGTGGACCCTGGTCGATGCCGACTGCCGCCGCAGGGTCGAGCCTGGCCAGTTCGAGGTGTTGGTGGGATCCTCCTCGTGCAGGGAAGATCTGCAGGCCGTGACGGTGACCGTGGTGGGCTGAGCCTGCGATCGACTGGGTTGGAGGCAGTCGGATGGTCGACTGTCATCCGGTTGCGGCGGGACCCTTGGGGTGTTGGTTGCCCAGGGCCCTCGCCCGCCCTACCATTGCAGTATGAGCAAAAGCGTAGGCGCTGGGTATGCGCACCTGTTGACGGTCCCCAATCCGCGGCATGTGTCCAGCCTGGTCGACTACTTTACACGAGGTTCCAAACCGCAGGCCCAGTGGCGGTTCGGCATTGAGATCGAGCATCTGCCAGTGCGCAACGACGGGTCCGATGCCCCGGTTTCCTATGAGGGGGAGCGGGGCATCGAAGCTTTGCTGTCGGCCTTGGAACCCCGCTACGACGGCCATAAAGAATACCGTGAGGATGGTCATCTGGTCGGCCTGAGCAGGCCGGGCTGCGTGGTCTCCCTGGAGCCCGGGAGCCAGGTGGAGTGCTCCTTGGGCGTAGTGCGGGACAGCCGAGAATTCGAGGACCTTTACCGACGTTTCCGTGCCGAGGTCGACCCTATTGCCGAGCGGCTGGGGTTTCGTCTGGTTGAGTACGGGTATCGTCCTGCTGGCTCCTACGCGGATGTGGGCGTCAATCCCAAGGAACGCTATGCGGTCATGAACACCTATCTGGGTCGCATCGGCCAGTGCGGGCCCATGATGATGCGCAGCACCGCCTCCACCCAGATCAGCATCGACTATCAGGACGAGGACGACGCCATCGCCAAGATCCGTCTGGGCACGGCTATCGGCCCCGTTTTGGCCTACTTCTTCCGCAACACCCCTATCTTCGAGGGCGAGCCCAACCGCATGCCCCTGCGACGTCAGCGGATCTGGGACTGGCTTGACCCCCAGCGCACAGGTCTGATCCCGGGGCTGTTCGATGACGGCTTCGGCTGGGAGGACTATGCCGTGGACCTGCTGTCCACCCCGCTGATGGTGGCCGATGTCTCCCACACCCCGGAGGTGGAGGGGCCGCAAGGGCATCAGGTCTTCATCGCCTGGCATGAAAACGCCGGGGAGATCTATCCTGACCGTCGGCTCAACGACGCCGAGATAGCGCACATCCTGACCACCCACTTCAATGACGTTCGCCTAAAGAACTACATCGAGCTCAGGCACTGGGATTCCCTGCCCATGAAACGCGCCAGCCGACTTGTGGAAGTCGTCGGCGGCATTTTCTATGATCCGGCACGCTTTGCTCGGCTTGTCCGGTTCTTGGACGGGGTGGCCGAGGAGGATGTGCTTCAAGCCAAGGCCGAACTTCAGGTCCGTGACGGACAGGCCAGCCCCTATGGCCGCTCCCTGGATTTCTGGCGGCAGGCCCTGGGTGCCGAGGACACCCTGGAAGGCCTGCCGGGCGATCCCAGACATCCTGATCTCTTCCAGCTTTGACGGCTGTATCGTTATGCGAAAGGATGGGGCCGGTTTCCTGAGGATGGTATATTCTGGTCACCAATGGGCTTTGATCCGTCATCAGCGGGGAGTCCTCGGAAGAACGGGAACGCCCTGCGGCGTTCCTCAGTAGAACCGACGGGTGGGCCCGCACAGCCCAGACAAGCGGTCCGGCAGGGGTCATTGGCCGGGCAAGCGAGGTGGTACCGCGGTGGGCCTACGGGCCCCTCGTCCTCGGTATGGCGACATGAACGACCAGCGAGGAGCGTGAACGGTGAAACAGGCCACTGATACCTCAGATAAGACAAGTCGGGACGGGGAAGTTTATCCCAAGGCGGTGGTGGACCCTGCTCTCGACAAGGTGAAGCCCAATCCCTCCTTCCCTCGGATGGAGGAGTCGGTCCTGGACTATTGGGACCATGACGATACTTTCAATAAGTCGGTGGAGCGTCGCCCTTCCGGCGATCATGCCGACAATGAGTTCGTCTTCTTCGACGGCCCGCCCTTCGCCAACGGCTTGCCTCACTATGGACACCTGCTGACCGGCTATGTCAAGGATGTCATTCCTCGCTACCAGACCATGAAAGGCCACAAGGTCAACCGTGTCTTCGGCTGGGACACCCATGGTCTGCCCGCCGAGTTGGAAGCCCAGCGCGAGCTTGGTATCGACAGCGTGGATCAGATTGAGCAGATGGGCATCGAGAAGTTCAATGACGCCTGCCGCGCATCGGTGCTCAAGTACACCAGCGAGTGGAAGGATTACGTCCATCGTCAGGCCCGCTGGGTGGACTTCGATCACGGATACAAGACCCTGGATGTTTCCTACATGGAGTCGGTCATGTGGGCCTTCAAGACCCTCTACGAGAAGGGCCTGGCTTATAAGGGGCACCGGGTGCTGCCATACTGCTGGAAGGATCAGACGCCGCTGTCCAACCACGAGCTGCGCATGGATGCCGATGTCTACCAGGACCGGCAGGACACCACCGTCTCCGTGGCCGTCAAGCTCAGGGACGAGGACGCCTATGCGGTCTTCTGGACTACTACTCCCTGGACCGTCCCTACCAACCTGGCCATCGTGGTCGGCGCTGGCATCGAGTACTCGGAAGTCAGCCCGGTGTCTGGGCCATTCGCCGGCAAGCGCTTCTACATCGCCACGGCCCGCTTGGGCGATTACGCCAAGCAGCTGGGGGAGGACTACCAGGTGGTCCGCACCCTCAAGGGGTCCCAGATGGAGGGCTGGCGGTACTGGCCGGTCTTTCCCTACTTTGCCGGAGAGCAGGCCGAATCAGAGGGTGGCACCCCCGGCCCCAATGCCTATACCATCTACATGGCTGACTACGTCGACACTGTGGAGGGCACCGGCCTGGTCCACCAGGCTCCCTATGGCGAGGATGATATGAACACCCTGAACGCCAAGGGCATCCGCAGCGTGGACGTCCTCGATGCCGGGGCCGTTTTCACCGAGCAGTGCCCCGACTACCAAGGCATGCAGGCCTTCGATGCCAACATGCCTATTATTCGCAACCTGCGCGCAGGGGACGGTCCCCTGGCCCGGATCCCCGCCGAGCACCGGGCCATCCTCTTCCAGGAGAAGAGCTACGTCCACTCCTACCCCCACTGCTGGCGTTGCGGCACTCCGCTGATCTACAAGCCGGTCTCCAGCTGGTTCGTCTCCGTAACCAAGATCAAGGACCGCCTTCTGGAACTCAACCAGCAGATCAACTGGATCCCCGAGAATGTCAAGGACGGCCAGTTCGGCAAGTGGCTGGCCAATGCCCGTGACTGGTCCATCTCCCGCAATAGGTTCTGGGGCTCGCCCATCCCGGTCTGGGTTTCTGACGATCCCAAGTACCCTCGGGTGGATGTTTACGGGTCACTGGAGGAGCTCAAGCAGGACTTCGGCCGCTACCCGACCGACGAAAAGGGGCAGATCAACATGCACCGGCCCTGGATCGATCAGCTGACCAGGCCCAACCCTGACGATCCGACCGGCAAGTCCACCATGCACAGGATCACTGATGTGCTGGACTGCTGGTTCGAGTCAGGCTCCATGCCCTTCGCCCAATTCCACTACCCCTTCGAAAACAAGCAGTATTTCGAGGACCGGGATCCCTGTGATTTTGTGGTCGAGTACATCGGTCAGACCCGCGGCTGGTTCTACACCATGCACATCATGTCCACGGCCCTCTTCGATAAGCCGGCCTTCAAGAACGTGATCTGCCATGGCATCGTCCTGGGCTCCGACGGCCAGAAGATGAGCAAGCACCTGCGCAACTATCCGGATGTGAATGAGGTTTTCGACAAGTACGGATCCGATGCCATGCGCTGGTTCCTGATGAGCTCGTCCATCCTGCGCGGCGGCAACCTGGTCGTCACCGCCGAGGGCATCCGTGACACGGTCCGTCAGGTTATGCTGCCGGTCTGGAGCTCCTACTACTTCTACACGCTCTACGCCAACGCGGCCAATATGGGAGCCGGCTACCAGGCCCAGGCGCTGACACCGGACCGGGTGGCGAGTCTGCCGGAGATGGACCGCTTCCTGCTGGCGCGGACCCGCCGGCTGATCCAGTCGGTGCAGAAGGCCCTGGACGACTTCGCCGTCTCGGATGCCTGCGATGCGGTGACCGACTTCATCGATGTACTGACCAACTGGTACATTCGCAACAATCGCGACCGTTTCTGGAGTGAGGACCACCAGGCCTTCGACACCCTTTATACGGTCTTGGAGGCCTTCGCCCGCGTTCTGGCCCCTCTGGCGCCCATGGAAGCCGAGCAGATCTGGCGTGGTCTGACCGGTGGGGAGTCGGTCCATCTGGCCGACTGGCCCTTCCTGGCCGATGAGTCCACCGGACAAGAGACCGAACTGGGGCAGGTCCTGCGTGATGATCCTGCCCTGGTAGCTGCCATGGAGAAGGTTCGCGAGGTGGTTTCGGCCACCCTGGCCCTGCGCAAGGCCGAGCAGATCCGCGTCCGCCAGCCGCTGTCCCGGTTGACCGTGGTGGTTCGCGACCCCGATGCGGCCCGTTCTTACGTGGACGTGCTCAAGTCGGAGCTGAACATCAAGAATGTGGAATTCTGCACCCTGGACCAGGCCGGCCAGCACGGCCTGCGAATCATCCACGATCTGAAGGTCAACGCCCGTGCGGCTGGGCCTCGGCTGGGCAAGCAGGTTCAGTTCGTCATCAAGGCTTCCAAGCAGGGCGACTGGTCCGAGCAGGACGGGCACGTGGTCGTCGCTACCCCCGACGGATCGGTGGCCCTGAAGCCAGGCGAATACGAGCTGGACAACCGGATCGAGCAGGAGGATGGCTCCCAGGCCGACAGATCGGCCTCTGCAGCCCTGCCCACCGGTGGCTTCGTCATTCTCGACACCCAGCTGGACGACGACCTCCTGGCCGAGGGCTATGCCCGAGATCTGATCCGCCAGGTTCAGGATGCCCGGAAGACTGCCGGTTTGGACATTGCTGATCGAATCCGGCTGACCCTGACCTTGCCCGGGGAGGATGCCCCCAAGGCCCAGCAGTTCAGCGACCTGATCGCTCGCGAGACCCTGGCCACCAATCTGACCGTCAATGTTGGCGATCTGGACCAGCCGCAGGTCGACCTGGTCAAGGCCTGATCCTAGTTGCACAAAGGGGTTCCATCCTGCATCAGATGGAAACCCTTTGTGATGCGTCCTGCCGGGCGTGATACCCGGCTGCCGATCAGCCCTTGACCTTGTCGCTGACCTGGTCCAGGGTCTGCATATCCTGGTCGCTCAGTTCCAGATGGGCGGCGGCCAGAAGGGCCGGCAACTGTTCCGGGGTGCGTGCAGAAGCGATGGGGGCTGCGATTCCAGGCCTGTGGTTGAGCCAGGCCAGGGCTACGGTGGCCAGTTCAACATCGTGGGCCTTGGCGATGCCGTCCATGGCGGCGACCACATCCAGCCCCTCCTGGGTGAAGAAGTCCTTGACCATGCCCTCGCGCTGCTTGCCCTTGAGGTCGTCCATGGTACGGTACTTGCCCGTCAAGAAGCCCGAAGCCAGCGAGAAGTAGGGGAAGACCGCCAGATTCTCGTCCCTGGCGACCTGCATGAGGCCATCCTCATAGGTCCTGCGGTAGACCAGATTGTACTGGGGCTCCAAGGCCACCGGCAGGGTCAGGCCCTCCTGGCGCGCTATCCTGAACCATTCGCGGATCCGGTCAGGTGTGTAGTTGGACAGGCCGATGGTCCGGACCTTGCCCTCCTTGACCAGCTTGTCGAAGGCTGCCGCGGTCTCCTCCAAGGGGGTGGAGCTGTCGTCGAAGTGGGCGTAGTAGAGGTCGATCACATCCAGGCCCAGCCTGAGCAGGGAGGCATCGGCAGCGGCCTCGATGTTCTTGGCTGAAAGACCAGAGTACTGGGGGTGTTGGCTGACCTTGGTGGCCACCAGGACCTTGTTGCGGTTGCCGTTCTTGGCCAGCCAGCGGCCCAGGACGATCTCGGATTCGCCGCCGGAGTGGCCGGGGGCCCAGGCCGAGTAGACGTCAGCTGTGTCGATCAGGTTGCCTCCGGCTTCTGTGTAGGCGTCCAGGACCTGATCAGACTCTGATTCGTCACTGGTCCATCCGAAGGTGTTGCCGCCCAGAACCAGGGGGAAGATTTCGGTGTCGATGCCGCGTAGTTTTGCCATATTCATCCTTTCGGGTTGAAGCCTTGTCAGGCCGAGTCTATTACCGTTCCAGGCGCCAGAACGGATTATTCAGATGTGTGCCTCATGTATAGTGATGGAGGGGAGGCCGGAATGGTGCGGTTTTCAGGTCCGACATCCAAGGGTTTTAAGCTCGAAGGAGAACACTCATGCATTTAGACATTGCCATTGCGGTCGCCGTGTTGGTCCTGGCGCTGATCATCTTCCTCTCGGGAATCTTCGTGGTGCCCCAGCAGCAGGCGGACATCATTGAGCGCTTTGGCAAGTACCACCGGGTGGCGCAGGCGGGCATCCACGCCAAAATTCCCCTGGTGGACCGGATAGCGGCCAAGACCAACCTGCGCGTCAACCAGCTGAACGTCAAGCTGGAGACCAAGACCAAGGATAATGTCTTCGTCACCGTGGAGGTCTCCGCACAGTTCCGGGTGGAGGCGGCCAATGTGGTTACGGCCTACTATGAGCTGGTCGATCCGGCAGGCCAGCTGCGCTCCTATATGGAGGATGCCCTCAGGTCGGCCATTCCCTCCCTGAGCCTGGATGATGCCTTCGCGCGCAAGGACGACATCGCCTCCGATGTGCAGCAGACCGTGGGCCAGGAGATGCAGCGCTTCGGATTTTCGGTCATCAAGACCTTGGTCACCGCCATCGACCCCTCCGCCCAGGTCAAACAGGCCATGGACTCCATCAACGCGGCCCAGCGCGAAAAGGAGGCTACCCGTGAACGTGCCGAGGCCCGCCGGATCGAGATTGAGACGCAGGCCAAGGCGGATGCCGAGAAGACCAGGATGCAGGGCGAGGGCCAAGCCAACTACCGGCGGGAGATCGCCAATGGCATTGTGGATCAGATCAACAGTCTGCGGGCCGTGGGCATGGATATCGATGCCGTCAACAACGTGGTGCTCTTCAACCAGTATCTTGATGTGATGCGCTCGTTGGCCGAGTCTGACAATGCCAAGACCCTGGTCCTTCCGGCGGCGACCCCCGGCGGGTACAACGAGCTCTTCAACCAGATGACCGCAGCGCTGATGACCGCCCAGAGCAGCCAGGGGAGTGAGGATCCTCGCCACGGCCGCAAGAGCGCAGGCACAGAGGGCGGGACTGAGACGCCGGTTCTGTAAGGTCTTGTCCCAAAGAAGCAATCCCCGCATGCCAAATCATGCGGGGTCGGGGTTCAACTTTTCAGGAAGTCGGCTATGGCCTCGGCGGCTCGATAGCCCTTGTCGTACATGGCGTTTAGACCCTTGAGCGACTTGCTGAGCGTGGTCAGCCCACACAGGCTGTCCGGGGCCAGGATGAGCGCCTGGCCCTCCTTTTCGGCTTGCTTGGCCAGCGCCACCTCGTCGTTGTAGGTGCGGTAGCGCTCCATTAGGCGCTCGCCGGCCGCCGGATAGGTCCTCGACAGGATTCGGGCCGGCAGGACATCCTTCTTCTGCTCACGCAGAATGTCCCTCTGGCGTGTCAGGACAAGGACGATGCGTTCATAGCCCTCGTCCATGGCCTTGCGGATCGGGACCGGGTCAGCGATGCCGCCGTCCAGATAGGGCACGCCATCGATCATGTATGGCTTATTGGCCACCGGCACGCTGGATGAGGCCTTGAGTATGTCATAGTTGTCCTGGGCCAGGTCGGACTTGTCAAAGTAGGCCGTGGATCCGTCAGTGGCCTTGCAGGCCACTACAGTGAACAGGGCCGGGTTGGCCTTCAAAGCTTGGTAATCCAGCGGGTATTCTCCGTCATGGGCCGACAGTTTGCCATAGACGTAGTCCAAGTCGACAAAGGCGTGCTTGGTCAGGAAGTTGCTCACGCTTGCGTACTCCTTACGCGAGGAGTAGACGGTGTAGAAGCGGTAGCAGCGTCTGAGCTGGCCCGACAGGAAGGAGGCCAGATTGGCGCTGCCGGCCGAGATCCCATAGCAGTGGTCGAAGGCGATGCCCTGCTCCATGCAGCGGTCGAAGACGCCGGCGCCGAAGATGGACCGGTAACCGCCGCCTACGTCAATGACGGCTGTTCTTTTGCGTGCCATGGGCACCTCGATTCCTGACAAATTCCTCCCTTGATGACAGCTTATGCGTGAACGTTGGACAAGCCGTTCAGGGGCGGCAGGAGGCCAGTAGCCGCTTGGACAGATCCAGCATGGCTGGCGAGGGATCAGAGTTGGCGATCTCTACTCTGCCGGGGCCGGGGTCCGGGTTGAGGGCATCGGCTTGGGCCAGCAGATCCTTGAGGTGGCGGGCTGTTCCCGGGTTGCCGTCAATCAGTGCCAGGCCTGGCGGGCAGATGCGGGCGATGGACTTGCGGAAGAAGACGAAGTGGGTGCAGCCCAGGACCAGGGCATCCAGGTTCTGCAGATCGTAGGGGTCCAAGTAACGGTGCAGAGTGGCATCGACCAGGGTCTGGTCATTTAGCCTGTCAGACTCCACAATGGTCACCAGGTCTGGGCAGGGCTGGGTAAGGATGGTGTGCCTGCCGGAGAACCGTGCCATCAGGCGCGAGAACTTGGCCTCTTTCAAGGTCAGCGGGGTGGCAGTGACCAGAACCCGCTGAGGTCGGCCTCCACCGCGCGTACAAGCCAGTTTCAAGGCCGGCTCCATGCCGATGACAGGGACCGGATAGCGCTGGCGCATCTGATCAACGCAGACGCTGGTGGCGGTGTTGCAGGCGATGACCATGGCCTTG
It encodes the following:
- a CDS encoding patatin family protein; translation: MARKRTAVIDVGGGYRSIFGAGVFDRCMEQGIAFDHCYGISAGSANLASFLSGQLRRCYRFYTVYSSRKEYASVSNFLTKHAFVDLDYVYGKLSAHDGEYPLDYQALKANPALFTVVACKATDGSTAYFDKSDLAQDNYDILKASSSVPVANKPYMIDGVPYLDGGIADPVPIRKAMDEGYERIVLVLTRQRDILREQKKDVLPARILSRTYPAAGERLMERYRTYNDEVALAKQAEKEGQALILAPDSLCGLTTLSKSLKGLNAMYDKGYRAAEAIADFLKS
- a CDS encoding aldo/keto reductase — translated: MAKLRGIDTEIFPLVLGGNTFGWTSDESESDQVLDAYTEAGGNLIDTADVYSAWAPGHSGGESEIVLGRWLAKNGNRNKVLVATKVSQHPQYSGLSAKNIEAAADASLLRLGLDVIDLYYAHFDDSSTPLEETAAAFDKLVKEGKVRTIGLSNYTPDRIREWFRIARQEGLTLPVALEPQYNLVYRRTYEDGLMQVARDENLAVFPYFSLASGFLTGKYRTMDDLKGKQREGMVKDFFTQEGLDVVAAMDGIAKAHDVELATVALAWLNHRPGIAAPIASARTPEQLPALLAAAHLELSDQDMQTLDQVSDKVKG
- the ileS gene encoding mupirocin-resistant isoleucine--tRNA ligase is translated as MKQATDTSDKTSRDGEVYPKAVVDPALDKVKPNPSFPRMEESVLDYWDHDDTFNKSVERRPSGDHADNEFVFFDGPPFANGLPHYGHLLTGYVKDVIPRYQTMKGHKVNRVFGWDTHGLPAELEAQRELGIDSVDQIEQMGIEKFNDACRASVLKYTSEWKDYVHRQARWVDFDHGYKTLDVSYMESVMWAFKTLYEKGLAYKGHRVLPYCWKDQTPLSNHELRMDADVYQDRQDTTVSVAVKLRDEDAYAVFWTTTPWTVPTNLAIVVGAGIEYSEVSPVSGPFAGKRFYIATARLGDYAKQLGEDYQVVRTLKGSQMEGWRYWPVFPYFAGEQAESEGGTPGPNAYTIYMADYVDTVEGTGLVHQAPYGEDDMNTLNAKGIRSVDVLDAGAVFTEQCPDYQGMQAFDANMPIIRNLRAGDGPLARIPAEHRAILFQEKSYVHSYPHCWRCGTPLIYKPVSSWFVSVTKIKDRLLELNQQINWIPENVKDGQFGKWLANARDWSISRNRFWGSPIPVWVSDDPKYPRVDVYGSLEELKQDFGRYPTDEKGQINMHRPWIDQLTRPNPDDPTGKSTMHRITDVLDCWFESGSMPFAQFHYPFENKQYFEDRDPCDFVVEYIGQTRGWFYTMHIMSTALFDKPAFKNVICHGIVLGSDGQKMSKHLRNYPDVNEVFDKYGSDAMRWFLMSSSILRGGNLVVTAEGIRDTVRQVMLPVWSSYYFYTLYANAANMGAGYQAQALTPDRVASLPEMDRFLLARTRRLIQSVQKALDDFAVSDACDAVTDFIDVLTNWYIRNNRDRFWSEDHQAFDTLYTVLEAFARVLAPLAPMEAEQIWRGLTGGESVHLADWPFLADESTGQETELGQVLRDDPALVAAMEKVREVVSATLALRKAEQIRVRQPLSRLTVVVRDPDAARSYVDVLKSELNIKNVEFCTLDQAGQHGLRIIHDLKVNARAAGPRLGKQVQFVIKASKQGDWSEQDGHVVVATPDGSVALKPGEYELDNRIEQEDGSQADRSASAALPTGGFVILDTQLDDDLLAEGYARDLIRQVQDARKTAGLDIADRIRLTLTLPGEDAPKAQQFSDLIARETLATNLTVNVGDLDQPQVDLVKA
- a CDS encoding SPFH domain-containing protein; the protein is MHLDIAIAVAVLVLALIIFLSGIFVVPQQQADIIERFGKYHRVAQAGIHAKIPLVDRIAAKTNLRVNQLNVKLETKTKDNVFVTVEVSAQFRVEAANVVTAYYELVDPAGQLRSYMEDALRSAIPSLSLDDAFARKDDIASDVQQTVGQEMQRFGFSVIKTLVTAIDPSAQVKQAMDSINAAQREKEATRERAEARRIEIETQAKADAEKTRMQGEGQANYRREIANGIVDQINSLRAVGMDIDAVNNVVLFNQYLDVMRSLAESDNAKTLVLPAATPGGYNELFNQMTAALMTAQSSQGSEDPRHGRKSAGTEGGTETPVL
- the murI gene encoding glutamate racemase — its product is MASDAPIGIFDSGLGGLSVTAAIQNLLPQESLLYFGDSAYAPYGTKEPDRIAKRCQVIGDRFMDQSVKAMVIACNTATSVCVDQMRQRYPVPVIGMEPALKLACTRGGGRPQRVLVTATPLTLKEAKFSRLMARFSGRHTILTQPCPDLVTIVESDRLNDQTLVDATLHRYLDPYDLQNLDALVLGCTHFVFFRKSIARICPPGLALIDGNPGTARHLKDLLAQADALNPDPGPGRVEIANSDPSPAMLDLSKRLLASCRP
- a CDS encoding glutamate-cysteine ligase family protein, giving the protein MSKSVGAGYAHLLTVPNPRHVSSLVDYFTRGSKPQAQWRFGIEIEHLPVRNDGSDAPVSYEGERGIEALLSALEPRYDGHKEYREDGHLVGLSRPGCVVSLEPGSQVECSLGVVRDSREFEDLYRRFRAEVDPIAERLGFRLVEYGYRPAGSYADVGVNPKERYAVMNTYLGRIGQCGPMMMRSTASTQISIDYQDEDDAIAKIRLGTAIGPVLAYFFRNTPIFEGEPNRMPLRRQRIWDWLDPQRTGLIPGLFDDGFGWEDYAVDLLSTPLMVADVSHTPEVEGPQGHQVFIAWHENAGEIYPDRRLNDAEIAHILTTHFNDVRLKNYIELRHWDSLPMKRASRLVEVVGGIFYDPARFARLVRFLDGVAEEDVLQAKAELQVRDGQASPYGRSLDFWRQALGAEDTLEGLPGDPRHPDLFQL
- a CDS encoding glycoside hydrolase family 3 N-terminal domain-containing protein — encoded protein: MASRKLAEGLPYRNPGLSLDERVADLLGRMTREEKVGQMMQLDARQGVDEEVMDQHAGSLLHVSPKNMIMADKAVHRTRLGIPLLIGDDCIHGHSFFHGATIFPEQLGMAASFDPELVQRMGRATAQEVATTGVHWTFSPVLCIARDTRWGRVDETFGEDPFLIGEMASAMVRGYQGGSAMTGTLPKDAVLATAKHFAGYSETQGGRDASEADLSHRKLLSWFLPPFERLAKEGVATFMLGYESIDGVPVTINNWLLNDVLRGEWGYQGTLITDWDNVGRMVWEQKVQPDYTSAAAAAVKAGNDLVMTTPGFYQGALDALDAGLLREEDLDRAVKRILALKFRMGLFEDPRLPSPGAQEAVINSPEHQELNLQVAQESAVLLKNDGILPLFGGVGADGRPGDDSAHSIALVGPLIDDAQNQLGDWAGGSGQCDWIKDQPREMISTVADGLRKELPENWQLNCEQGVDVLRLIDDPAGELFPDGQPRPKVAAPARIDQGRFDRAIELAGQSDLVVAVVGDVVQLVGEGRSTATLELYGPQRDLLDALAQTGKPMVIVLMSSKPLILPPSAQSARALIWQPDPGMQGGRALARILTGKVEPTGRLPITFPRHAGQLPVYYNQIRGQHGDRYADLTQEPAFAFGQGMGYTTFVYGKPQVDGPDAVGPKDTVRVNVDLTNTGQRSGTEVVQVYISDLVTSVSWADRELKAFQRIQLDPGQTRKVVFDLPVSEWTLVDADCRRRVEPGQFEVLVGSSSCREDLQAVTVTVVG